The following coding sequences lie in one Rutidosis leptorrhynchoides isolate AG116_Rl617_1_P2 chromosome 4, CSIRO_AGI_Rlap_v1, whole genome shotgun sequence genomic window:
- the LOC139840014 gene encoding uncharacterized protein: MKYLEYTPFERINAFLDDLNLGERTINGCIEAYSCKHTGSDKRLSFSLENEILDYFGNSPDVDSDSTVEYVSSRSSRKMLIYLILTLSHMYPDYDFSAVKAHQFFTEETWEGFRQIFDTYMSDASKEWMETNEDGSLLETLYKALNEVINLAECDIYIYDPNSDADPFIEKGSLWSYNFFFYNRKLKRVVSFRFSCISNLVTDGFTMEEYYETDEVFDDMDM, from the exons ATGAAGTATCTGGAATACACCCCTTTTGAGCG GATAAATGCTTTTCTAGATGACCTCAATCTTGGTGAACGTACCATTAATGGATGCATTGAAGCTTACTCTT gCAAGCATACAGGATCAGATAAGAGGCTGTCTTTCAGTTTGGAAAATGAG ATTCTTGACTATTTTGGCAACTCTCCTGATGTTGACTCCGATTCGACGGTTGAATATGTTTCTAGTAGATCCAG CCGAAagatgttgatatatctgattcttaCATTATCTCATATGTACCCTGACTATGACTTCAG TGCAGTGAAAGCTCACCAGTTTTTCACAGAGGAAACCTGGGAAGGTTTTAGGCAAATTTTTGACACCTACATGTCCGATGCATCTAAG GAATGGATGGAGACAAATGAAGACGGATCCCTGCTCGAAACGTTATACAAAGCCCTAAACGAG GTTATCAACTTAGCTGAATGTGACATTTATATATATGACCCGAACTCCGATGCTGATCCATTCATAGAAAAAGGATCTCT GTGGTCATATAATTTCTTTTTCTACAATAGAAAACTCAAGCGTGTTGTGAGCTTCCGTTTCAGCTGCATAAG CAATTTAGTGACTGATGGGTTTACGATGGAAGAATACTACGAGACAGATGAAGTATTTGACGATATGGACATGTGA